A single Paenibacillus sp. FSL R5-0517 DNA region contains:
- the dnaA gene encoding chromosomal replication initiator protein DnaA, whose amino-acid sequence MDSHTSDLWQQILSIIQNKLSKPSFDTWFKATKATKLNDRSIVISAPTTFAVEWLESRYTKLVGSTVYELLGKQVDVKFVIEENKPAEPDPQLPAPTPTVVQEEAVLSMLNPKYTFDTFVIGPGNRFAHAASLAVAEAPAKAYNPLFLYGGVGLGKTHLMHAIGHYILEHDPGSKVVYLSSEKFTNEFINSIRDNRGESFRNKYRSVDILLIDDIQFLAGKESTQEEFFHTFNALHEERKQIIISSDRPPKEIPTLEERLRSRFEWGLITDIQPPDLETRIAILRKKARAENLDIPNEAMMYIANQIDTNIRELEGALIRVVAYSSLTNQDVTTHLAAEALKDIIPSSRPKMITIHDIQQKVGEYYSLKLEDFKARKRTKAVAFPRQIAMYLSRELTDFSLPKIGEAFGGRDHTTVIHAHEKISQAIKNDQDLYKVINNLTEKIKNPT is encoded by the coding sequence GTGGACAGCCATACTTCTGATTTATGGCAGCAAATTTTATCAATCATACAAAACAAACTCAGCAAACCCAGTTTTGATACCTGGTTCAAAGCAACCAAGGCTACCAAACTGAATGACCGCTCCATCGTCATTTCCGCACCAACTACGTTTGCCGTCGAATGGCTGGAGAGCCGTTACACCAAATTGGTCGGATCGACGGTATACGAGCTGCTTGGCAAGCAAGTCGATGTGAAATTTGTCATTGAAGAGAACAAGCCTGCTGAACCGGACCCGCAACTGCCGGCACCAACGCCAACCGTTGTACAGGAAGAAGCGGTACTCAGCATGCTGAATCCGAAATATACGTTCGATACATTTGTCATCGGGCCAGGCAACCGTTTTGCCCATGCCGCATCGCTGGCGGTCGCTGAAGCGCCCGCCAAAGCTTACAACCCTCTTTTTCTGTATGGAGGAGTAGGTCTCGGTAAAACACACTTGATGCATGCGATCGGACATTACATTCTAGAGCATGATCCAGGCAGCAAAGTTGTTTATTTGTCGTCTGAGAAATTCACGAACGAATTCATTAACTCGATCCGTGACAACCGCGGGGAGAGCTTCCGTAACAAATACCGGAGCGTCGACATTTTGCTCATTGATGATATTCAGTTCTTGGCGGGAAAAGAATCAACACAAGAGGAATTTTTCCATACGTTTAATGCGCTGCATGAGGAACGGAAGCAGATCATCATCTCCAGCGACAGACCACCAAAGGAAATTCCGACACTGGAAGAACGACTTCGTTCTCGATTTGAATGGGGGTTAATTACGGATATCCAGCCTCCTGATTTGGAGACAAGGATTGCAATCTTGCGTAAAAAGGCACGTGCGGAAAACTTGGATATTCCGAATGAAGCGATGATGTACATCGCCAACCAGATTGACACCAATATCCGTGAACTGGAAGGCGCCCTGATTCGGGTCGTTGCTTATTCTTCACTGACTAATCAAGATGTAACCACTCATCTGGCAGCTGAAGCACTGAAGGATATTATTCCTTCCAGTCGCCCCAAAATGATCACTATTCATGACATCCAACAAAAGGTCGGCGAGTACTATAGCCTTAAGCTTGAAGATTTCAAAGCACGGAAACGGACCAAGGCAGTTGCTTTCCCAAGACAGATTGCCATGTATCTCTCTCGTGAACTGACAGATTTTTCTCTGCCCAAAATCGGGGAAGCATTCGGAGGACGAGATCATACCACTGTCATACATGCTCACGAAAAAATCTCCCAAGCGATTAAAAACGATCAGGATCTCTATAAAGTTATCAACAACTTAACCGAAAAAATCAAGAATCCAACCTGA
- the recF gene encoding DNA replication/repair protein RecF, translated as MFVNSIDLQNFRNYEHLRLDSFGPVNLLIGQNAQGKTNLAEAIFVLALTKSHRTSRDKELIRFGEERARLAAEVDKKYGSVKLELSLSQQGKKAKINGLEQRKLSDFVGALNVVMFAPEDLEIVKGTPGVRRRFLDMEIGQVAPGYLYHLQQYQKVLVQRNNLLKQLWGQGASAQTMLEVWNEQLVEHGVKIVKKRKQFIKKLQKWAETIHQGITGGGEVLRLAYLPSFSEAAEEDEAVLMDQFMIKLSQMKEQEIRRGTTLSGPHRDDLSFFINDREVQTYGSQGQQRTTALSLKLAEIELIHEEIGEYPVLLLDDVLSELDPFRQTQLIETFQSKVQTFITATGIESLNVDKLKDASIYHVHAGQVER; from the coding sequence GTGTTTGTGAACAGCATTGATCTGCAGAATTTCCGCAATTATGAACATCTGAGACTGGACTCTTTTGGTCCCGTAAACTTGTTGATCGGGCAGAATGCCCAGGGCAAGACCAATCTTGCAGAGGCAATTTTTGTACTTGCACTCACCAAGAGCCACCGTACATCCCGTGACAAGGAGCTGATTCGTTTCGGTGAGGAACGTGCCAGACTTGCAGCAGAGGTCGACAAAAAGTACGGATCGGTCAAACTTGAGTTATCTTTGTCGCAACAAGGCAAAAAAGCAAAGATTAACGGCCTGGAGCAGCGCAAGCTAAGTGATTTTGTCGGAGCACTCAATGTCGTGATGTTTGCTCCGGAGGATCTGGAGATTGTAAAAGGCACACCGGGGGTCCGCCGCCGGTTTCTTGACATGGAGATCGGACAGGTCGCACCAGGTTACCTGTATCACCTGCAGCAATACCAAAAAGTGCTCGTCCAACGAAACAATTTGCTTAAGCAGCTTTGGGGACAAGGGGCATCAGCCCAGACCATGCTTGAGGTATGGAACGAACAACTGGTTGAGCATGGTGTTAAGATCGTCAAAAAAAGGAAACAATTCATAAAGAAACTGCAAAAGTGGGCAGAAACGATTCATCAGGGGATCACCGGAGGCGGGGAAGTCTTGCGCCTAGCCTACCTTCCGTCCTTCAGCGAAGCCGCTGAGGAAGATGAAGCTGTCTTAATGGACCAATTTATGATAAAATTATCACAAATGAAAGAGCAGGAGATTCGCCGAGGCACAACCCTTAGTGGGCCGCATCGGGATGACCTGTCCTTTTTCATTAACGATCGGGAAGTACAAACATATGGCTCGCAGGGGCAGCAGCGCACAACGGCGTTGTCCCTTAAACTTGCGGAAATCGAACTGATTCACGAAGAAATCGGAGAATATCCGGTCCTGCTGCTGGATGATGTTCTGTCAGAGCTGGACCCTTTTCGCCAGACGCAGCTGATCGAAACGTTCCAGAGCAAGGTGCAAACCTTTATTACAGCTACGGGGATCGAGAGCCTCAACGTTGACAAGCTCAAAGATGCCAGTATTTA
- the dnaN gene encoding DNA polymerase III subunit beta: MKISIMKNYLNDSIQQVSKAISSRTTIPILSGIKFDVNHQGVTLTASDTDISIQSFIPLEDGDKSVVQVDQPGSVVLPAKFFVEIIKKLPSQEVHMEVKENFNTFISAGATEIQLVGLDPEEFPVLPSIEENQTVSIPGDLLKNMIKQTVFSISTHETTPILTGVLWSLGDNELKFVATDRHRLATRSAMLDNAEGIRFNNVVISGKTLNELSKIVPDQNTLVDIVVADNQVLFKIDRVLFYSRILDGTYPDTSRIIPTSYKTELVLDTKKLSESIDRAYLLSREEKTNIVRMQTMDSGSVEISSSSSELGKVREEIEPAEFTGDPLKISFNSKYMLDVLKVVESEQLMIAFTGVMSPIILKPLDDSHSLYVILPYRTTN; this comes from the coding sequence ATGAAAATCAGCATAATGAAAAACTACTTAAACGATTCCATACAGCAAGTATCCAAAGCGATCTCAAGCCGTACAACGATTCCGATTCTGAGCGGTATCAAATTCGACGTGAATCATCAAGGTGTAACGTTGACAGCAAGCGACACCGATATATCCATTCAATCCTTCATCCCGCTTGAAGATGGAGATAAAAGCGTAGTTCAGGTAGATCAACCGGGCAGTGTAGTTCTACCAGCCAAGTTTTTCGTGGAGATCATTAAGAAGCTGCCATCCCAAGAAGTCCACATGGAAGTCAAAGAGAACTTCAACACCTTTATCTCCGCAGGTGCTACCGAGATTCAACTGGTAGGTCTTGATCCGGAAGAATTCCCGGTACTGCCAAGCATCGAGGAAAACCAAACGGTCTCCATTCCAGGAGATTTGCTGAAAAATATGATCAAACAAACCGTCTTCTCCATTTCCACACATGAAACAACTCCAATCCTGACAGGTGTACTCTGGAGTTTGGGTGACAACGAGTTGAAATTTGTGGCAACAGACCGCCACCGTCTTGCTACTCGTTCAGCAATGCTGGATAATGCAGAAGGTATCCGCTTCAACAACGTGGTCATTTCCGGTAAAACGCTGAACGAGCTCAGCAAAATTGTTCCGGATCAAAATACGCTTGTGGATATCGTTGTTGCAGACAATCAGGTTCTGTTCAAAATCGACCGTGTATTGTTCTACTCCCGTATTCTGGACGGAACATATCCCGATACTTCTAGAATTATTCCAACGTCATACAAAACAGAACTTGTTTTAGATACAAAAAAATTAAGTGAATCCATTGACCGGGCTTATTTGCTGTCGCGTGAAGAGAAAACAAACATTGTGCGTATGCAAACGATGGATTCAGGATCTGTTGAAATTTCTTCAAGCTCTTCCGAGCTAGGTAAAGTAAGAGAAGAAATCGAACCTGCCGAATTTACAGGAGATCCGTTAAAAATCTCGTTCAACTCCAAATACATGCTGGATGTGCTGAAAGTCGTTGAAAGTGAGCAGCTGATGATCGCTTTTACAGGAGTCATGAGTCCTATCATCTTGAAACCGCTGGATGACAGTCACAGCCTTTACGTGATATTGCCATATCGGACGACCAACTAA
- the yaaA gene encoding S4 domain-containing protein YaaA, whose amino-acid sequence MNQVTIRTEYIKLDQFLKLADCIPTGGMAKALLQEGLVRVNKEPEERRGRKLYPGDIVEVDGEGTFEVAAE is encoded by the coding sequence GTGAACCAAGTTACGATTCGAACGGAATATATTAAGCTTGATCAATTTTTGAAACTGGCTGATTGCATCCCAACTGGGGGTATGGCCAAAGCTTTGCTTCAGGAAGGACTTGTACGTGTGAATAAAGAGCCTGAGGAACGCCGGGGACGTAAGTTATACCCTGGGGATATCGTTGAAGTGGACGGAGAAGGCACATTCGAAGTTGCCGCAGAATAA